In Zea mays cultivar B73 chromosome 7, Zm-B73-REFERENCE-NAM-5.0, whole genome shotgun sequence, the following proteins share a genomic window:
- the LOC100501319 gene encoding polyol transporter 5 isoform X1, with translation MASAELPGVERKKKSNVTYAFICSILASMASIILGYDIGVMSGAALYIKKDLKITDVQLEILMGILNFYSLIGSFAAGRTSDWIGRRFTVVVAAALFFAGALLMGLAGGYATLMLGRFVAGVGVGYGLMIAPVYTAEVSPASARGFLTSFSEVFINVGILLGYVSNYAFARLPLRLGWRVMLGIGAAPSVLLALMVFGMPESPRWLVMKGRLADARVVLDKIAETPEEAAERLADIKAAAGIPREGADGDVVAVAKRKSAEERRVWKELILSPTPTVRRILLATLGLQFFQQASGVDSVVMYSPRVFQSAGITDDDQLLATTCAVGVTKTVIVLLAAVLLDRVGRRPLMLTSSGGMAVSLVGLATGLTVVGRHPHTEVSWAVGLCVTSTLAFVSFFSIGLGPMTAVYTSEIFPLRVRALGYAVGVACNRVTSGVVSMTFLSLSSAITIGGSFFLYAGIVALSWVFFFTCLPETRGRTLEEMGELFGTIDAGTEADRDSAARLLSSELTT, from the exons ATGGCTTCGGCGGAGCTCCCGGGGGTCGAGCGCAAGAAGAAGAGCAACGTCACGTATGCCTTCATCTGCTCCATCCTCGCCTCCATGGCATCCATCATCCTTGGCTACG ACATCGGGGTGATGAGCGGGGCGGCGCTGTACATCAAGAAGGACCTGAAGATCACTGACGTGCAGCTGGAGATCCTGATGGGCATCCTCAACTTCTACTCGCTCATCGGCTCCTTCGCGGCGGGGCGGACGTCTGACTGGATCGGTCGCCGGTTCACTGTCGTCGTCGCGGCCGCGTTATTCTTCGCCGGCGCCCTGCTCATGGGCCTCGCCGGCGGCTACGCCACGCTGATGCTGGGCCGCTTCGTGGCCGGCGTCGGCGTGGGCTACGGGCTGATGATCGCGCCGGTGTACACCGCCGAGGTGTCCCCCGCGTCGGCCCGCGGCTTCCTCACCTCCTTCTCCGAAGTGTTCATCAACGTCGGGATCCTCCTCGGCTACGTCTCCAACTACGCCTTCGCACGCCTGCCGCTCCGCCTCGGCTGGCGCGTCATGCTCGGCATCGGAGCGGCGCCGTCCGTCCTGCTGGCGCTCATGGTGTTCGGCATGCCCGAGTCCCCCCGCTGGCTCGTCATGAAGGGCCGCCTCGCGGACGCCAGGGTCGTGCTGGACAAAATCGCCGAGACGCCGGAGGAGGCTGCGGAACGCCTGGCCGACATCAAGGCCGCCGCCGGAATCCCCCGCGAAGGAGCCGATGGCGACGTGGTCGCCGTGGCCAAGAGGAAGAGCGCCGAGGAGAGGCGGGTCTGGAAGGAGCTGATCCTGTCCCCGACGCCGACCGTGCGGCGCATCCTGCTCGCGACGCTTGGTCTCCAGTTCTTCCAGCAGGCCTCAGGCGTTGACTCCGTCGTGATGTACAGCCCCCGCGTGTTCCAGAGCGCGGGCATCACCGATGACGACCAGCTTCTTGCCACCACCTGCGCCGTGGGCGTCACCAAGACGGTTATCGTGTTGTTGGCCGCGGTCCTCCTGGACCGCGTCGGCAGGCGCCCGCTGATGCTGACCAGCTCCGGCGGCATGGCTGTCTCGCTCGTCGGCCTCGCCACAGGGCTCACCGTCGTGGGCCGGCACCCGCACACCGAAGTTTCCTGGGCCGTGGGCCTGTGCGTCACGTCCACTCTGGCCTTCGTGTCGTTCTTCTCCATCGGCCTCGGGCCCATGACGGCGGTGTACACCTCGGAGATCTTCCCGTTGCGTGTGCGCGCGCTGGGCTACGCGGTCGGCGTGGCGTGCAACCGCGTGACGAGCGGCGTCGTCTCCATGACCTTCCTGTCGCTGTCCAGCGCCATCACCATCGGCGGCAGCTTCTTTCTCTACGCCGGCATCGTCGCTCTCTCGTGGGTGTTCTTCTTCACGTGTCTCCCGGAGACGCGCGGCCGGACGCTTGAGGAGATGGGAGAGCTGTTCGGCACGATTGACGCGGGCACCGAAGCAGATCGTGACTCCGCCGCGAGACTCCTTTCGTCAGAGTTGACCACATGA
- the LOC100501319 gene encoding Polyol transporter 5: MGLAGGYATLMLGRFVAGVGVGYGLMIAPVYTAEVSPASARGFLTSFSEVFINVGILLGYVSNYAFARLPLRLGWRVMLGIGAAPSVLLALMVFGMPESPRWLVMKGRLADARVVLDKIAETPEEAAERLADIKAAAGIPREGADGDVVAVAKRKSAEERRVWKELILSPTPTVRRILLATLGLQFFQQASGVDSVVMYSPRVFQSAGITDDDQLLATTCAVGVTKTVIVLLAAVLLDRVGRRPLMLTSSGGMAVSLVGLATGLTVVGRHPHTEVSWAVGLCVTSTLAFVSFFSIGLGPMTAVYTSEIFPLRVRALGYAVGVACNRVTSGVVSMTFLSLSSAITIGGSFFLYAGIVALSWVFFFTCLPETRGRTLEEMGELFGTIDAGTEADRDSAARLLSSELTT, translated from the coding sequence ATGGGCCTCGCCGGCGGCTACGCCACGCTGATGCTGGGCCGCTTCGTGGCCGGCGTCGGCGTGGGCTACGGGCTGATGATCGCGCCGGTGTACACCGCCGAGGTGTCCCCCGCGTCGGCCCGCGGCTTCCTCACCTCCTTCTCCGAAGTGTTCATCAACGTCGGGATCCTCCTCGGCTACGTCTCCAACTACGCCTTCGCACGCCTGCCGCTCCGCCTCGGCTGGCGCGTCATGCTCGGCATCGGAGCGGCGCCGTCCGTCCTGCTGGCGCTCATGGTGTTCGGCATGCCCGAGTCCCCCCGCTGGCTCGTCATGAAGGGCCGCCTCGCGGACGCCAGGGTCGTGCTGGACAAAATCGCCGAGACGCCGGAGGAGGCTGCGGAACGCCTGGCCGACATCAAGGCCGCCGCCGGAATCCCCCGCGAAGGAGCCGATGGCGACGTGGTCGCCGTGGCCAAGAGGAAGAGCGCCGAGGAGAGGCGGGTCTGGAAGGAGCTGATCCTGTCCCCGACGCCGACCGTGCGGCGCATCCTGCTCGCGACGCTTGGTCTCCAGTTCTTCCAGCAGGCCTCAGGCGTTGACTCCGTCGTGATGTACAGCCCCCGCGTGTTCCAGAGCGCGGGCATCACCGATGACGACCAGCTTCTTGCCACCACCTGCGCCGTGGGCGTCACCAAGACGGTTATCGTGTTGTTGGCCGCGGTCCTCCTGGACCGCGTCGGCAGGCGCCCGCTGATGCTGACCAGCTCCGGCGGCATGGCTGTCTCGCTCGTCGGCCTCGCCACAGGGCTCACCGTCGTGGGCCGGCACCCGCACACCGAAGTTTCCTGGGCCGTGGGCCTGTGCGTCACGTCCACTCTGGCCTTCGTGTCGTTCTTCTCCATCGGCCTCGGGCCCATGACGGCGGTGTACACCTCGGAGATCTTCCCGTTGCGTGTGCGCGCGCTGGGCTACGCGGTCGGCGTGGCGTGCAACCGCGTGACGAGCGGCGTCGTCTCCATGACCTTCCTGTCGCTGTCCAGCGCCATCACCATCGGCGGCAGCTTCTTTCTCTACGCCGGCATCGTCGCTCTCTCGTGGGTGTTCTTCTTCACGTGTCTCCCGGAGACGCGCGGCCGGACGCTTGAGGAGATGGGAGAGCTGTTCGGCACGATTGACGCGGGCACCGAAGCAGATCGTGACTCCGCCGCGAGACTCCTTTCGTCAGAGTTGACCACATGA